The stretch of DNA CGACGCTGGTGCCCGCCCAGTTCGTACGGAGCACGCCCCCCGAGCTCCCCGAGGTGTCGGAGGTGGACGTGATCCGCCACTACTCGCGTCTCAGTCAGATGAACTACGGGGTCGACACGCACTTCTACCCGCTGGGCTCGTGCACCATGAAGTACAACCCCAAGATCAACGAGGACATGGCTCGGCTGCCCGGCTTCCTGCGCCTGCATCCACACACGCCGGCCGCCTCGAGCCAGGGGGCGCTCCAGCTCATGTGGGAGCTGGCGCGGGACCTCGCCGAGATCTCGGGCATGGATCACGTGTCGCTGCAGCCGGCGGCGGGCGCTCAGGGCGAATTCGCCGGCGTGCTGATGATCCGCGCGTATCACCTGTCCCGGGGCGAGCGCCGCCACAAGGTGCTGATTCCAGACTCGGCGCACGGCACCAATCCCGCGACCACCGCGCTGGCCGGCTTCCAGGTCGTGCAGCTCAAGTCCGACGACGCGGGCGAGGTGGACCTCGCCGACCTCGAGCGGCATCTCGATGAGGACGTGGCCGCGTTCATGATCACTCAGCCCAACACGCTGGGACTCTTCGAGTCGAAGATCCACCAGATCACCGAGATGTGTCATGCCAAGGGCGTGCAGGTCTACATGGACGGCGCCAACTTCAATGCCATCCTCGGCATCACGCGCCCGGGCGATCTCGGCTTCGACGTGTGCCACTTCAACCTGCACAAGACCTTCACCACGCCGCACGGCGGCGGCGGGCCGGGGGCGGGTCCGGCGGGGATCAAGGCGCACCTGGCGCCGTTTCTGCCCACGCCGGTGGTGGTGAAGGACGACGAGGGCCAGTTCGCGCTCGACTGGAACCGGCCGCAGTCCGTGGGCAAGCTCCAGGCGTTCTGGGGCAACTTCGGCATGCTCGTCCGCGCCTACACCTACATCCGCACCATGGGGCCGGACGGGCTGCGCGCCGTCTCCGAGAACGCGGTGCTCAACGCCAACTACATCCTGAAGCGCCTCG from Candidatus Methylomirabilota bacterium encodes:
- the gcvPB gene encoding aminomethyl-transferring glycine dehydrogenase subunit GcvPB, which produces MEARAPYDRLIFELSSPGRFAYSLPTLDVPSADPATLVPAQFVRSTPPELPEVSEVDVIRHYSRLSQMNYGVDTHFYPLGSCTMKYNPKINEDMARLPGFLRLHPHTPAASSQGALQLMWELARDLAEISGMDHVSLQPAAGAQGEFAGVLMIRAYHLSRGERRHKVLIPDSAHGTNPATTALAGFQVVQLKSDDAGEVDLADLERHLDEDVAAFMITQPNTLGLFESKIHQITEMCHAKGVQVYMDGANFNAILGITRPGDLGFDVCHFNLHKTFTTPHGGGGPGAGPAGIKAHLAPFLPTPVVVKDDEGQFALDWNRPQSVGKLQAFWGNFGMLVRAYTYIRTMGPDGLRAVSENAVLNANYILKRLEGDYDRATAGACMHECVVSARRQKKLGVSATDIAKRLLDLGFYAPTTYFPLIVDEALMIEPTETESKETLDQFCDAMIQIAREAETDPSPIHEAPVTTPVRRLDQTLAARQPVLKWTSPSP